One Actinomyces respiraculi DNA window includes the following coding sequences:
- a CDS encoding SanA/YdcF family protein produces MAADSAGDGVGDVGAENHAGTGGAASREAGATTGGVGVDGWRLARPWRLRPSLRAVLAVALLVVLVPNAWVWAASAGHVGVHGDDDPSAPVAIVLGARVYESGRPSPWLAYRLDVAADLYLSGRVGALLVSGDGRQAAHDEPAVMRDYLVAAGVPEQAIVLDPAGYDTHDTCVRAREVFGVSHALVVTQDFHEPRAVALCRHAGIDAQAVADTRARANRGTWLSSWVRERAAALKAGWDVLSGRDPVLGAASTEVDEAVAWTRGHRDE; encoded by the coding sequence GTGGCTGCGGACAGCGCAGGGGACGGCGTGGGGGACGTGGGTGCCGAGAACCACGCGGGCACCGGGGGCGCCGCGTCGCGCGAGGCCGGTGCGACGACCGGCGGCGTCGGCGTGGACGGGTGGCGGCTCGCCCGACCGTGGCGGCTGCGCCCGAGCCTCCGGGCGGTGCTGGCCGTGGCCCTCCTCGTCGTCCTCGTGCCTAACGCGTGGGTCTGGGCGGCCAGTGCCGGGCACGTGGGCGTGCACGGCGACGACGACCCGAGCGCACCCGTCGCCATCGTCCTGGGCGCCCGGGTGTACGAGTCGGGCAGGCCCTCGCCGTGGCTCGCCTACCGCCTCGACGTTGCCGCCGACCTCTACCTGTCGGGACGCGTGGGCGCCCTCCTCGTCTCCGGCGACGGGCGCCAGGCGGCGCACGATGAGCCCGCCGTCATGCGCGACTACCTCGTGGCCGCCGGGGTCCCGGAGCAGGCCATCGTCCTCGACCCGGCCGGTTACGACACCCACGACACCTGCGTACGCGCCCGCGAGGTCTTCGGGGTGAGCCACGCCCTTGTCGTCACGCAGGACTTCCACGAGCCCCGGGCGGTGGCCCTGTGCCGCCACGCCGGGATCGACGCCCAGGCGGTGGCGGACACGCGCGCACGGGCGAACCGGGGTACCTGGCTGTCCTCGTGGGTGCGCGAGCGGGCGGCGGCGCTCAAGGCCGGCTGGGACGTGCTCAGCGGGCGTGATCCGGTGCTGGGCGCGGCGAGCACGGAGGTGGATGAGGCGGTCGCCTGGACGCGTGGGCACCGCGACGAGTAG
- a CDS encoding response regulator: MTRVLLVDDQMLIRAGFRTILESEPGLEVVGEAANGAEALEQAMRLEPDVICMDVQMPVMDGIAATRELVARSCRAAVLILTTFDSDDFLFETLDAGASGFLLKTAEAEKLIEAVQVLGRGDALLMPEVTRRVLTRYAGTQGAGAGRGAPTPSELTQREVETLRCLARGLTNAEIAAELYVSTETVKTHVSNILAKLGLRDRVAAVIWAFTHGIAA, translated from the coding sequence ATGACCCGGGTGCTGCTCGTGGACGACCAGATGCTCATCCGGGCCGGCTTCCGCACCATTCTGGAGAGCGAGCCGGGCCTGGAGGTCGTGGGGGAGGCGGCCAACGGGGCCGAGGCCCTGGAGCAGGCGATGCGGCTGGAGCCTGACGTCATCTGCATGGACGTGCAGATGCCGGTCATGGACGGCATTGCCGCCACCCGTGAGCTCGTCGCACGCAGCTGCCGGGCCGCCGTGCTCATCCTCACCACCTTCGACAGTGACGACTTCCTCTTCGAGACCCTGGACGCCGGGGCCAGCGGCTTCCTGCTCAAGACGGCTGAGGCGGAGAAGCTCATCGAGGCCGTGCAGGTGCTGGGGCGCGGTGACGCCCTGCTCATGCCCGAGGTCACCCGCCGGGTCCTCACCCGCTACGCCGGCACCCAGGGGGCGGGTGCGGGCCGGGGTGCGCCGACGCCGTCGGAACTGACGCAACGGGAGGTTGAGACTCTGCGGTGCCTGGCACGAGGCCTGACCAACGCGGAGATCGCGGCCGAGCTGTACGTGAGCACCGAGACCGTCAAGACGCACGTGTCCAACATCCTGGCCAAGCTCGGCCTGCGCGACCGGGTGGCCGCCGTCATCTGGGCCTTCACGCACGGCATTGCGGCCTGA
- a CDS encoding J domain-containing protein, producing MSKNPDGVVDYYAELRLDRDSSRGEILSTLEKQMLEYQDRLEAHEDPELERRFELVLTALDVFSSDEERTEYDALLSPTPLSSESPAADSPSSESPVSKPMQPEGHAAAGEPPAADPQQTVSYWIDEAWQYFARGETDAAGQAAAKARSVDPSEPGAYVVSAWVAYGDGRGDLYGTGTYVGQARLLNEGGAWRGRLAWLQGRMLTESWEFDQKLAYFREAIEFLSGEEQNEARAELLRAYSDTMQRWDSKLLAEYQADFPEAEGGAFTKVAYLKVGEEFLRSSSYDAARYFLMATSPHLPGSVDVSELYERAAKNLNPAQVRRAALSANCPPNLGEALVEEAVARTRLPEQENENFIIRWIREWRFLDSYGALFSTLLATGFLAWATPYAFFSVVAWLSLLLILGFPIAAFVIWGVDRSVQSDFEKHKARVAHVLGSKD from the coding sequence ATGAGTAAGAATCCAGACGGTGTTGTCGACTATTATGCGGAGCTGCGACTTGACCGCGATTCCTCTCGAGGAGAAATTCTTTCGACGCTTGAAAAGCAGATGCTGGAGTACCAGGATCGCCTCGAGGCACACGAGGACCCAGAGCTGGAACGCCGCTTCGAGCTGGTGCTTACAGCCCTAGACGTCTTCTCATCTGACGAGGAGCGTACTGAGTATGATGCCTTATTGTCCCCAACGCCACTGTCTTCGGAGTCCCCGGCCGCGGACTCCCCATCCTCAGAGTCCCCGGTCTCCAAGCCCATGCAGCCTGAGGGCCACGCGGCGGCGGGCGAGCCGCCAGCGGCAGACCCGCAGCAGACTGTCTCGTACTGGATTGATGAGGCCTGGCAGTATTTCGCTCGTGGAGAGACCGATGCGGCAGGTCAGGCAGCGGCCAAAGCCCGGAGTGTGGACCCCAGTGAGCCCGGCGCCTACGTGGTGTCGGCCTGGGTGGCCTACGGCGACGGGCGGGGCGACCTCTACGGGACAGGGACGTATGTTGGGCAGGCGCGACTGCTCAATGAAGGTGGCGCTTGGCGTGGGCGACTCGCCTGGCTTCAGGGCCGCATGCTCACTGAAAGTTGGGAGTTCGACCAGAAGCTGGCCTATTTTCGTGAGGCCATCGAGTTTCTCTCGGGCGAGGAGCAGAACGAGGCTCGCGCTGAACTCCTTCGGGCGTACTCCGACACTATGCAGAGATGGGACTCCAAGCTCCTTGCCGAGTACCAAGCCGACTTCCCAGAGGCGGAAGGTGGCGCGTTCACTAAGGTGGCTTACCTGAAAGTCGGCGAGGAATTTCTTCGATCGAGTTCGTACGACGCGGCTCGTTACTTCCTCATGGCCACCTCACCTCACCTCCCCGGTTCTGTGGACGTGTCTGAATTATACGAACGCGCCGCAAAGAATCTGAACCCGGCACAGGTAAGAAGGGCCGCTCTATCGGCAAACTGTCCGCCGAATCTAGGCGAGGCCCTCGTCGAGGAGGCTGTCGCCCGAACCCGCCTGCCGGAGCAAGAGAACGAGAATTTCATTATTCGTTGGATTCGAGAATGGAGATTTCTGGACTCCTACGGTGCACTCTTTTCCACGTTGCTGGCGACCGGGTTTTTAGCCTGGGCGACACCCTACGCCTTCTTCAGTGTGGTGGCATGGTTGAGTTTGTTACTCATACTTGGGTTCCCGATCGCCGCGTTCGTCATATGGGGTGTTGATCGCAGCGTTCAATCGGATTTCGAGAAGCACAAGGCGCGCGTTGCACACGTACTCGGGTCGAAAGACTAG
- a CDS encoding HNH endonuclease signature motif containing protein, whose protein sequence is MFNACGEIACQLGVSRARAMQVIERGEALLDSRLAGVECLSRAGLVDEAKTSLIARRLRCEDAGVARAVQERVLPGAVHRTHCQLAKDIDRALAALDPEGSGARRQRNQAGRHVSRPRPAGQGVSRMMLLLPTPDAFLLDATLDAIGASARSAGDERSLGQLRADALTTMVLATLRTSQAAAAATAARATARPITKPATQPDTRRDTQSVERWGAGSAAKSAVLSAARSTDEPAAQPAANSTTQPAHLTGAASTTGAVDGVGSADPWGAFGSWASVDAVGSAGAAGGAEVGAVVGAGVAEAWSGGCREAGFLPDGVPLEGLLATLSGLMSSTGPWWSPSGNDPVFPPPGLSVNVDVTVSLDQLVSLLDDPDPTGPGSSAPTSRGGSAPTGAGGSVFTGAGGSVFSGPDPGAPAAGASAASNSVVSGLVAGASASVGLGAMGSAAGGSAASLAMGRCCAPVPAVVARALAAGGSWRRLVTDPLSGTVVDVGRSRYRPPAGLADLVRARDASCTYPGCQVPAVRCDIDHVRPWAEGGTTSWQNLACLCQAHHRLKHTPGWLLTRTPEGSLTWRTPTGARYERRADGSVRRLAQRVGPRGMTRPGGRVPAWLERAVTAPVIARLDKGLKDAAEHTRTQTQAQGWAQTQTPTGAQAWTESQGEPQPQHGPQTQSSPQYQSEGGPQTQVQVQPVLESRGPRPGEWAGAFETVPYDRALHILGLAPLLDEVIPY, encoded by the coding sequence GTGTTTAACGCCTGTGGTGAGATCGCCTGCCAGCTCGGTGTGTCGCGTGCCCGGGCCATGCAGGTCATTGAGCGTGGCGAGGCGCTGCTCGACAGCAGGCTGGCTGGGGTTGAGTGCTTGAGCCGTGCGGGTCTGGTTGATGAGGCCAAGACGTCCCTGATTGCTCGTCGTCTGCGCTGTGAGGATGCCGGTGTCGCTCGGGCGGTGCAGGAGCGGGTGCTGCCTGGTGCGGTGCACCGCACGCACTGTCAGCTGGCCAAGGACATTGACCGTGCCTTGGCGGCCCTGGATCCTGAGGGTTCGGGGGCACGCAGGCAGCGCAACCAGGCCGGCCGGCACGTGTCGCGTCCCCGCCCCGCCGGGCAGGGGGTCAGCCGGATGATGCTCCTGCTGCCCACACCCGACGCCTTCCTGCTTGACGCCACCCTCGACGCCATCGGTGCCTCGGCCCGCAGCGCCGGTGATGAGCGCAGCCTTGGCCAGCTGCGCGCGGACGCGCTGACCACGATGGTCCTTGCCACCCTGCGCACCAGCCAGGCAGCCGCGGCCGCCACCGCAGCCCGCGCAACAGCCAGGCCCATCACCAAACCCGCCACCCAGCCCGACACCCGGCGTGACACCCAGTCGGTGGAGCGGTGGGGTGCTGGGTCCGCTGCCAAGTCCGCGGTGCTCTCCGCTGCCCGGTCAACGGACGAGCCTGCCGCCCAGCCCGCCGCCAACTCCACGACCCAGCCCGCGCACCTCACGGGCGCCGCGAGTACCACAGGCGCTGTGGACGGCGTGGGCTCGGCTGACCCGTGGGGCGCGTTTGGCTCGTGGGCCTCGGTGGACGCGGTGGGCTCAGCAGGTGCTGCGGGTGGTGCTGAGGTGGGCGCTGTTGTTGGTGCGGGTGTGGCCGAGGCGTGGTCGGGTGGCTGTCGTGAGGCTGGGTTCTTGCCTGATGGTGTGCCGCTTGAGGGTCTGCTGGCCACGCTCAGCGGCCTGATGAGCTCAACAGGGCCGTGGTGGAGCCCGTCGGGCAACGACCCGGTCTTCCCACCACCAGGCCTGAGCGTCAACGTCGACGTCACCGTCTCCCTTGACCAGCTTGTCAGCCTGCTCGACGACCCCGACCCCACCGGCCCTGGCAGCAGTGCGCCCACCAGCCGGGGCGGCAGCGCGCCCACTGGCGCTGGCGGCAGTGTGTTCACTGGTGCTGGCGGCAGTGTGTTCTCAGGTCCGGACCCGGGCGCCCCGGCGGCCGGTGCTTCGGCTGCCAGTAATTCGGTGGTCAGTGGCTTGGTGGCCGGTGCTTCGGCGTCCGTCGGCTTGGGCGCCATGGGCTCGGCAGCCGGTGGTTCGGCGGCGTCCTTGGCCATGGGTAGGTGCTGTGCACCGGTGCCGGCTGTGGTGGCGCGTGCGCTGGCTGCTGGGGGCAGCTGGCGGCGGCTGGTGACCGACCCTCTTAGCGGCACGGTCGTTGATGTGGGGCGTTCTCGTTACCGGCCTCCAGCCGGCCTGGCGGACCTGGTGCGTGCTCGGGACGCCTCGTGCACCTACCCGGGTTGCCAGGTGCCTGCGGTGCGCTGCGACATCGACCATGTGCGCCCCTGGGCTGAGGGTGGGACCACCTCGTGGCAGAACCTGGCCTGCTTGTGCCAGGCCCACCACCGTCTCAAGCACACCCCCGGCTGGTTGCTGACCCGCACCCCTGAGGGCTCGTTGACCTGGCGCACCCCCACCGGGGCTCGCTATGAGCGCCGTGCCGACGGCAGCGTGCGACGCCTGGCCCAGCGTGTGGGGCCCAGGGGCATGACCCGCCCCGGCGGGCGCGTGCCCGCCTGGCTCGAGCGCGCCGTGACCGCCCCCGTCATCGCCCGCCTGGACAAAGGGCTAAAGGACGCAGCCGAACACACCCGGACCCAGACCCAAGCCCAGGGCTGGGCCCAGACCCAGACGCCGACCGGCGCCCAGGCCTGGACCGAGAGCCAAGGCGAGCCCCAGCCCCAGCACGGGCCCCAGACGCAGAGCTCACCCCAGTACCAGTCCGAGGGCGGGCCCCAGACGCAGGTGCAGGTGCAGCCGGTTCTGGAGTCCCGCGGCCCGCGCCCCGGCGAGTGGGCCGGAGCCTTCGAGACCGTGCCCTACGACCGGGCCCTGCACATCCTGGGACTGGCACCCCTGCTCGACGAAGTCATCCCCTACTGA
- a CDS encoding WhiB family transcriptional regulator: MQTHQLRLTPVSSGWEWRYEGACRGMDSSVFFHPEGERGSSRRRRADGAKAVCATCPVLIRCREHALAAHEPYGVWGGMTEEERRSVLSRRPYSA, from the coding sequence ATGCAGACGCATCAACTCCGTCTCACGCCTGTGAGCTCCGGGTGGGAGTGGCGTTACGAAGGCGCGTGCAGGGGCATGGACTCCTCCGTCTTCTTCCACCCCGAGGGCGAGCGGGGCAGCTCTCGCCGACGCCGCGCCGACGGCGCCAAGGCCGTGTGCGCGACCTGCCCGGTTCTCATCCGCTGCCGCGAGCACGCGCTGGCGGCGCACGAGCCCTACGGGGTGTGGGGCGGGATGACGGAGGAGGAGCGCCGCTCAGTGCTCAGCCGCCGTCCCTACAGCGCCTGA
- a CDS encoding ABC transporter permease, with protein MSTRPSFRTTVAVIARREITARFLSKAFIISTVITVLLMLLGVVLGPRIGDLIVGGSTTVAAAPSEAAVLQHLPDVEVLAVDDAEAARQAVLDESAEAAVVPEADTPVGLRILALSEPPSALVRGLSVSPAVELLDPDAPNPAIRYLLPLGFALVWMSASLGFGMTIAQSVVEEKETRIVEILLASISSTALLTGKILGNSLAALVQILLIAGAVLLGLAINDEVLPAGDLVGPVLWFIPLFIIGFVMIASMFAAGAALVSRNEDLQSVLQPMIWLIMLPYFGVVGGGSNATFMTVLSYIPFSSPIALPVRMYLDDSVAWWEPVVSVALLIATTIAIIILGARVYDRGLLHTGKAMAWKEALAKAS; from the coding sequence GTGAGCACCCGACCCAGTTTCCGCACCACCGTTGCCGTCATCGCACGCCGCGAGATCACGGCCAGGTTCCTGTCCAAAGCCTTCATCATCTCCACCGTCATCACCGTGCTGCTCATGCTCCTGGGGGTGGTGCTGGGCCCGCGGATCGGCGACCTCATCGTCGGCGGGTCGACCACTGTCGCGGCGGCACCCAGTGAGGCTGCCGTGCTGCAGCACCTGCCGGATGTGGAGGTCCTGGCGGTGGACGACGCCGAGGCCGCCCGCCAGGCCGTCCTGGATGAGAGCGCCGAGGCCGCCGTCGTGCCCGAGGCGGACACCCCCGTGGGCCTGAGGATCCTCGCGCTCAGCGAGCCGCCGAGCGCGCTGGTTCGGGGGCTGTCAGTCTCCCCGGCGGTGGAGCTGCTCGATCCCGACGCCCCGAACCCGGCGATCCGCTACCTGCTGCCGCTGGGCTTCGCCCTGGTGTGGATGAGCGCCTCCCTGGGCTTCGGCATGACCATCGCGCAGTCGGTGGTGGAGGAGAAGGAGACGCGCATCGTCGAGATCCTGCTGGCCTCCATCAGCTCCACGGCCCTGCTCACCGGCAAGATCCTGGGCAACTCTTTGGCGGCGCTGGTGCAGATCCTCCTCATTGCGGGGGCCGTGCTGCTGGGCTTGGCCATCAATGACGAGGTCCTGCCCGCGGGTGACCTGGTGGGGCCGGTGCTGTGGTTCATCCCGCTGTTCATCATCGGCTTCGTCATGATCGCCTCCATGTTCGCCGCGGGCGCGGCCCTGGTCTCGCGCAACGAGGACCTGCAGAGCGTCTTGCAGCCGATGATCTGGCTGATCATGCTGCCCTACTTCGGGGTTGTCGGCGGCGGCTCGAATGCGACCTTCATGACGGTGCTCAGCTACATCCCCTTCAGCTCGCCCATCGCGCTACCCGTGCGGATGTACCTGGACGACTCCGTCGCCTGGTGGGAGCCGGTTGTGTCCGTGGCGCTACTGATCGCCACGACGATTGCCATCATCATCCTGGGCGCACGCGTCTACGACCGCGGCCTGCTCCACACCGGCAAAGCAATGGCCTGGAAGGAGGCCCTGGCCAAGGCGTCCTGA
- a CDS encoding sensor histidine kinase, giving the protein MTTPPVGDAGAPSDADALDGPECPAAPARPLPANHLRTDAIAAAGLALLGALMSWLSLTGGASFFKQEMHLQVLGSVLLAVPLIWRRRWPLSVGLIHALVYGVLSYLTGFEPNTSQVLLFMSFFSIGAWSAQREWATRVRVIICVGMGVWLAAVGVWLYFEAVGSTEAFAVRSLLAVLAYRLFINVAFFTGAWYFGNREWARAVALAELEHAYADIRELRAELVDAAVGQERLRIARELHDVVAHHVTTMSVQAAAARRLLERSPQAHEPHQAVDSLKQIESAARQAVAELRTLVLTLRSDGQEGTPPTVDDIPDLVEQSRLAGTRTTFEQIGGEVQVSPVIGLVLYRVAQEGLTNAAKHAGPRASVAVRLRVRPDLVELEVSDDGYGGPSPVPGTGTGLVGMRERVVAVGGTLEAGAKPRGGFRVRARIPVGESQTPMGAAA; this is encoded by the coding sequence ATGACCACGCCGCCGGTGGGCGACGCCGGGGCCCCGAGCGACGCCGACGCCTTGGACGGGCCGGAGTGCCCTGCTGCCCCCGCCCGTCCACTGCCCGCCAACCACCTGCGCACCGACGCGATCGCCGCCGCCGGGCTGGCGCTGCTCGGCGCCCTGATGTCCTGGCTGTCCCTCACGGGCGGGGCCAGTTTCTTCAAGCAGGAGATGCACCTGCAGGTGCTGGGCAGCGTGCTGCTGGCGGTGCCGCTCATCTGGCGTCGGCGGTGGCCGCTGAGCGTCGGGCTGATCCACGCACTGGTCTACGGGGTGCTCAGCTACCTCACAGGATTCGAACCCAACACCTCTCAGGTGCTGCTGTTCATGTCCTTTTTCTCGATCGGCGCCTGGTCCGCGCAGCGTGAGTGGGCCACGCGCGTGCGCGTGATCATCTGCGTGGGCATGGGGGTGTGGCTGGCCGCCGTCGGCGTCTGGCTGTACTTCGAGGCCGTGGGCTCGACGGAGGCCTTCGCCGTCCGCTCGCTCCTGGCGGTCTTGGCGTATCGGCTATTCATCAACGTCGCCTTCTTCACCGGGGCCTGGTACTTCGGTAACCGGGAGTGGGCGCGGGCCGTGGCGCTCGCCGAGCTCGAGCACGCCTACGCGGACATCCGCGAGCTGCGCGCCGAGCTCGTGGACGCCGCCGTCGGGCAGGAGCGGCTGCGCATCGCCCGCGAGCTGCACGACGTCGTCGCCCACCACGTCACCACCATGTCCGTCCAGGCCGCAGCGGCCAGACGTCTGCTGGAGCGCAGCCCCCAGGCGCATGAGCCCCACCAGGCGGTCGACTCTCTCAAGCAGATCGAGTCCGCCGCCCGCCAGGCCGTGGCCGAGCTGCGCACCCTGGTGCTCACCCTGCGCAGCGACGGCCAGGAGGGGACACCGCCCACCGTCGACGACATCCCGGACCTGGTGGAGCAGTCCCGCCTGGCCGGTACCCGCACCACCTTCGAGCAGATCGGCGGCGAGGTGCAGGTCAGTCCCGTCATCGGGCTGGTCCTCTACCGGGTGGCGCAGGAGGGCCTGACCAACGCGGCCAAGCACGCGGGTCCCAGGGCCAGTGTGGCGGTGCGCCTGCGGGTGCGTCCCGACCTCGTGGAGCTGGAGGTCTCCGACGACGGCTACGGTGGTCCCAGCCCCGTACCCGGCACCGGCACGGGCCTGGTCGGCATGCGCGAGCGGGTCGTCGCCGTCGGCGGCACCCTGGAGGCGGGCGCCAAGCCCCGCGGCGGATTCCGCGTGCGCGCCCGGATCCCGGTGGGAGAATCCCAGACCCCGATGGGAGCGGCCGCATGA
- a CDS encoding ABC transporter ATP-binding protein, protein MISVRNVHRYYGDKHVLKDVSFDVHPGMMTGFVGGNGAGKTTAMRIILGVLAAQSGQVLVDGAPITADQRAAIGYMPEERGLYPKMKVIDQLVYLARLHGLEAADARSHALDLLERLQLKGDPTDTLESLSLGNQQRVQIAAALVHRPAALILDEPFSGLDPESVDATVQVLREYAAAGAPVLFSSHQLDVVERLCDRLIIIREGEIRAMGTRAELLEAATTNEWEMETGSDTGWVRAAGVEVLEYDGGYARFRAADVAAANRVLADALGRGSVTVFRRVTRSLHEIYKEMTK, encoded by the coding sequence ATGATCAGCGTACGTAACGTTCACCGGTATTACGGTGACAAGCACGTCCTCAAGGACGTGTCCTTCGATGTCCACCCCGGGATGATGACCGGCTTCGTCGGCGGCAATGGCGCAGGCAAGACCACCGCCATGCGCATCATCCTGGGTGTGCTGGCGGCTCAGAGCGGGCAGGTGCTCGTCGACGGGGCGCCCATCACCGCGGATCAGCGCGCCGCCATCGGCTACATGCCCGAGGAGCGGGGCCTGTACCCCAAGATGAAGGTCATCGACCAGCTCGTCTACCTCGCGCGCCTGCACGGGCTGGAGGCCGCGGATGCCCGCAGCCACGCCCTGGACCTGCTCGAGCGCCTCCAGCTCAAGGGTGATCCGACCGACACCCTGGAGTCCCTGTCCCTGGGCAACCAGCAGCGCGTGCAGATCGCGGCGGCCCTCGTCCACCGGCCCGCAGCCCTCATCCTCGACGAGCCCTTCTCCGGGCTCGACCCCGAGTCCGTGGACGCCACCGTCCAGGTGCTGCGCGAGTACGCCGCCGCCGGTGCCCCCGTGCTCTTCTCCTCCCACCAGCTCGACGTCGTCGAGCGCCTGTGCGACCGGCTCATCATCATCCGCGAGGGCGAGATCCGGGCCATGGGCACCCGTGCCGAGCTGCTGGAGGCCGCCACCACGAATGAGTGGGAGATGGAGACCGGCTCGGACACCGGGTGGGTGCGCGCCGCCGGCGTCGAGGTGCTCGAGTACGACGGCGGTTACGCCCGCTTCCGGGCCGCCGACGTCGCCGCCGCCAACCGGGTCCTGGCAGACGCGCTCGGGCGCGGCTCCGTCACGGTCTTCCGCCGCGTGACCCGTTCTCTGCACGAGATCTACAAGGAGATGACCAAGTGA
- the groES gene encoding co-chaperone GroES codes for MAISIKPLEDRIVVQTVEAEQTTASGLVIPDTAKEKPQEGKVVAVGPGRVDDSGKRIPVDVAEGDLVIYSKYGGTEVKYAGEDYLILSARDVLAVVTK; via the coding sequence ATGGCGATCTCCATCAAGCCGCTCGAGGACCGCATCGTCGTCCAGACGGTCGAGGCCGAGCAGACCACTGCCTCCGGTCTGGTCATCCCGGACACCGCCAAGGAGAAGCCGCAGGAGGGCAAGGTCGTGGCCGTGGGCCCGGGCCGCGTCGACGACTCCGGCAAGCGCATCCCGGTCGATGTCGCCGAGGGTGACCTCGTCATCTACTCCAAGTACGGCGGCACCGAGGTCAAGTACGCCGGCGAGGACTACCTCATCCTCTCCGCTCGCGACGTCCTCGCCGTCGTCACCAAGTGA
- the guaB gene encoding IMP dehydrogenase: protein MRRVSDSITNSDLFAPTGLTYDDVLLLPRLTDVIPSEVDTTSHLTKNITLSTPLLSAAMDTVTESDMAIAMARQGGIGILHRNLSIEDQAQQVRRVKRSESGMLSDPVTIAPDATIAQLDELCGHYKVSGLPVVDDGGNLLGIITNRDLRFVPAERWAELRVRDCMTPRERLITGPTGISRDDAKALLAEHRIEKLPLIDGEGRLTGLITVKDFVKTEQYPNATKDAEGRLVVGAAVGYWGDTWERASALAEAGVDVLVVDTANGGARLALDMISRIKNDSGFVGIEVIGGNIATREGAQALIDAGVDAVKVGVGPGSICTTRVVAGVGVPQVTAVYEAARACTPAGVPLIADGGLQYSGDIAKAMVAGADAVMLGSLLAGCTESPGDLVFVNGKQWKRYRGMGSLGAMSSRGRRSYSKDRYFQADVSSDSKIVPEGIEGQVPFSGSLADVVYQLVGGLHQSMFYVGARTIGELKTNGQFVRITAAGLKESHPHDVQMTVEAPNYSGRG, encoded by the coding sequence ATGCGGAGAGTGAGCGACTCAATCACCAACTCCGACCTCTTCGCACCCACCGGCCTGACCTACGACGACGTCCTCCTCCTGCCGAGGCTCACCGACGTCATCCCCTCCGAGGTCGACACGACCTCACACCTGACCAAGAACATCACCCTGTCCACACCGCTGCTCTCCGCAGCCATGGACACCGTCACCGAATCCGACATGGCGATCGCCATGGCCCGCCAGGGCGGCATCGGCATCCTCCACCGCAACCTGTCCATCGAGGACCAGGCCCAGCAGGTGCGCAGGGTCAAGCGCTCGGAGTCGGGGATGCTCTCCGACCCCGTGACCATCGCCCCGGACGCCACCATCGCCCAGCTCGACGAGCTGTGCGGCCACTACAAGGTCTCCGGTCTGCCCGTCGTCGACGACGGCGGCAACCTCCTGGGCATCATCACCAACCGTGACCTGCGCTTCGTGCCCGCCGAGCGCTGGGCCGAGCTGCGCGTGCGCGACTGCATGACCCCGCGCGAGCGGCTCATCACCGGCCCGACCGGCATCTCCCGCGACGACGCCAAGGCCCTGCTCGCCGAGCACCGCATCGAGAAGCTGCCCCTCATCGACGGCGAGGGCCGCCTCACCGGCCTCATCACGGTCAAGGACTTCGTCAAGACCGAGCAGTACCCCAACGCCACCAAGGACGCCGAGGGCCGCCTCGTCGTCGGCGCCGCCGTCGGCTACTGGGGAGACACGTGGGAGCGCGCCAGCGCCCTGGCCGAGGCCGGTGTTGACGTCCTTGTCGTCGACACTGCCAACGGCGGCGCCCGCCTCGCCCTCGACATGATCTCCCGGATCAAGAACGACTCCGGCTTCGTCGGCATCGAGGTCATCGGCGGCAACATCGCCACCCGCGAGGGCGCCCAAGCGCTCATCGACGCCGGTGTCGACGCCGTCAAGGTCGGGGTCGGCCCGGGCTCGATCTGTACCACCCGCGTCGTCGCCGGCGTCGGCGTCCCCCAGGTCACCGCCGTCTACGAGGCCGCCCGCGCCTGCACCCCCGCCGGGGTGCCCCTCATCGCCGACGGCGGCCTGCAGTACTCCGGCGACATCGCCAAGGCCATGGTCGCCGGGGCGGACGCGGTGATGCTCGGCTCGCTGCTCGCCGGCTGCACCGAGTCCCCCGGGGACCTCGTCTTCGTCAACGGCAAGCAGTGGAAGCGCTACCGCGGCATGGGGTCACTGGGCGCCATGAGCTCGCGCGGACGCCGCTCCTACTCCAAGGACCGCTACTTCCAGGCGGACGTGTCCAGCGACTCCAAGATCGTGCCCGAGGGCATCGAGGGGCAGGTCCCCTTCTCCGGCTCGCTGGCCGACGTCGTCTACCAGCTCGTCGGCGGCCTGCACCAGTCGATGTTCTACGTCGGCGCCCGCACCATCGGCGAGCTCAAGACCAACGGCCAGTTCGTGCGCATCACGGCGGCGGGCCTCAAGGAGTCCCACCCTCACGACGTGCAGATGACGGTCGAGGCCCCGAACTACTCGGGCCGCGGATGA